Proteins from a genomic interval of Panthera tigris isolate Pti1 chromosome A2, P.tigris_Pti1_mat1.1, whole genome shotgun sequence:
- the CA2H19orf71 gene encoding uncharacterized protein C19orf71 homolog: MQTLAWQRPEAARPHVPQGTLEVAFPAPLYSDDCLSLEGPRWTPAIKQATRWKYTPLGRDAAGQLWSTGLTTSDPREAWYTFPRAPDSPYREAHGHWHRGHSCRERSMPSACTQHLRETAWYDPVIPAQYRNPGTRWGSMLWRDRLIRGKEYVVDRHQYRVEPPWRSDHVPYLSVPRRPCHATQSYRRWSLEPYRPSANQRPPPAHLPVR; encoded by the exons ATGCAGACCCTGGCGTGGCAGCGGCCAGAGGCTGCCCGGCCCCACGTCCCCCAGGGGACCCTGGAAGTGGCATTCCCAGCACCTCTGTACAG CGATGACTGCCTGTCCCTGGAGGGACCCCGCTGGACACCGGCCATCAAGCAGGCCACCCGCTGGAAGTACACGCCCCTGGGACGCGACGCAGCTGGCCAGCTGTGGTCCACCGGCCTAACCACCTCAGACCCCCGTGAGGCCTGGTACACGTTCCCGCGGGCCCCGGACAGCCCCTACCGGGAGGCCCACGGCCACTGGCACAGAGGTCACAGCTGCCGGGAGCGAAGCATGCCCTCGG CCTGTACCCAGCACCTCCGGGAGACCGCCTGGTACGACCCTGTCATCCCTGCCCAGTACAGGAACCCCGGCACACGGTGGGGGAGCATGCTGTGGAGGGACAGACTCATCCGGGGCAAGGAGTACG TGGTCGACAGGCACCAATACCGGGTGGAGCCACCGTGGCGGTCGGACCACGTGCCGTACCTGTCGGTGCCGCGGCGGCCGTGCCACGCCACCCAGAGCTACCGGcggtggagcctggagccttacCGCCCCTCCGCCAACCAGCGGCCCCCGCCCGCCCACCTGCCCGTCCGCTGA
- the MFSD12 gene encoding major facilitator superfamily domain-containing protein 12, giving the protein MGPGPPAAGAGAPPRPLSLAARLSYAVGHFLNDLCASMWFTYLLLYLHSVRAYSSRGAGLLLLLGQVADGLCTPLVGYEADRAAGRCARCGPRKAWHLVGTVCVLLSFPFIFSPCLGCGAGTPEWAALLYYGPFIVIFQFGWAATQIAHLSLIPELVTNDHEKVELTALRYAFTVVANITVYGAAWLLLRLQGSPHTDVARDARDQLGVRDARVFQNLSLLVVGVGAVFSLLFHAGTREGRRPRAEEPDEHSPLLAPPTAQPLLLWKHWLREPAFYQVGLLYMSTRLIVNLSQTYIAMYLTYSLDLPKKFIATIPLVMYVSGFCSSFLMKPVNKCIGRNLTYFAGLLVILAFAAWVALADRLGVAVYVAAVLLGTGCATILVTSLAMTADLIGPHTHSGAFVYGAMSFSDKVANGLAVMAIQSLHPCSLELCCRACVGFYHWVMVAVTGGVGVAATLCLCSLLIWPIRLRSWDPGA; this is encoded by the exons ATGGGCCCGGGGCCCCCAGCAGCCGGAGCGGGGGCGCCCCCGCGGCCACTGTCCCTGGCCGCTCGGCTGAGCTACGCCGTGGGCCACTTCCTCAACGACCTGTGCGCGTCCATGTGGTTCACCTACCTGCTGCTCTACCTGCACTCGGTGCGCGCTTACAGCTCCCGCGGCGCgggcctgctgctgctgctcggCCAGGTGGCCGACGGGCTGTGTACGCCCCTCGTGGGCTACGAGGCCGACCGCGCCGCCGGCCGCTGCGCCCGCTGCGGCCCTCGGAAGGCTTGGCACCTGGTCG GCACCGTCTGTGTCCTGCTGTCCTTCCCCTTCATCTTCAGCCCGTGCCTGGGCTGCGGGGCGGGTACCCCGGAGTGGGCCGCCCTCCTCTACTACGGGCCGTTCATCGTGATCTTCCAGTTCGGCTGGGCCGCCACGCAGATCGCCCACCTCAGCCTCATCCCGGAGCTCGTCACCAACGACCACGAGAAGGTGGAGCTCACGGCCCTCAG GTACGCCTTCACCGTGGTGGCCAACATCACCGTGTACGGTGCCGCCTGGCTGCTGCTCCGCCTGCAGGGCTCCCCGCACACGGACGTGGCCCGGGACGCCCGCGACCAGCTGGGCGTCCGAGACGCGCGGGTGTTCCAG AACCTGTCCCTGCTGGTGGTCGGAGTGGGAGCCGTCTTCTCGCTGCTGTTCCACGCGGGCACGAGGGAAGGGCGCCGGCCGCGGGCGGAGGAGCCCGACGAGCACAGCCCGCTGCTGGCCCCGCCCACCGCCCAGCCCCTGCTGCTCTGGAAACACTGGCTGCGGGAGCCCGCCTTCTATCAG GTGGGCCTGCTGTACATGAGCACGAGGCTCATCGTGAACCTGTCCCAGACGTACATAGCCATGTACCTCACCTACTCGCTCGACCTGCCCAAG AAGTTCATCGCCACCATCCCCCTGGTGATGTACGTCAGCGGATTCTGCTCGTCCTTCCTCATGAAGCCGGTCAACAAGTGCATCGGGAGGAAC CTGACCTACTTCGCGGGCCTCCTGGTGATCCTGGCCTTCGCCGCCTGGGTGGCGCTGGCAGACAGGCTCGGCGTGGCCGTGTACGTAGCCGCCGTGCTGCTGGGCACGGGCTGTGCCACGATCCTCGTCACCTCGCTGGCCATGACGGCCGACCTCATCGGCCCCCACACG CACAGCGGAGCCTTCGTGTATGGTGCCATGAGCTTCTCGGATAAGGTGGCCAACGGGCTGGCGGTCATGGCCATCCAGAGCCTGCATCCCTGCTC cTTGGAGCTCTGCTGCCGGGCCTGCGTAGGCTTCTACCACTGGGTGATGGTGGCTGTGACTGGTGGCGTGGGCGTGGCCGCCACCCTCTGTCTGTGCAGTCTCCTGATCTGGCCCATCCGCCTGCGGAGCT GGGACCCCGGAGCCTAA